CGTGGCGTCCGCGGGCCGAACGCGTACTTCATCGAAGCGGAAGGGCTTGGCCAGTGGAGCCAACACGTGCATAGGTGAAGACGGGTCGGCGCTGCCGCCCAGCAGCTCGGCGGTCAGGTCGGCGTGCTCCTGCACCATGAGCGCACTGGCGGCTTCCGTGGCGATGATCTCGACATCGTTGGCGAATGCCTGATTACCGAAGAAGTGGTCGCCATCGGTGTGCGTGTTGAGCACATATCGCACCGGGGCGGTGGCCGTGTGCTGCCCGAACGCGGCACGCATCTCCCGTGCGTGCCGCACATCGTAAAGGGTGTCCACGACCAGTGATTCGCCATCGCTGACCACCAGACCCGCGTTGGCCAGCCCGAAGCCCTCATCGCCGGAGAGGAAAACGTGTGCGCCTCCGCCGAGTTCGACGAGTCCCTTCTGGAACGCGAAATCCTGCGTCATGTCAGTTCTGCCCTTCTTCTGAACGCAACGTGTTCGTGGCGGTCGTGAGGATGTCTTTCGTCTCGCCCTCACCTTCGGCAGTGATGCCCAGCGTCTTGAGGAAGAGTGCTGTCATCACGTAATGCCCAGTGAGCAGTACGATTTCGGCGATTTCGTTGTCTGAGTAGAACTTCTGGACCGCGGCGGTGCCCGCGGGCGCGTTGGTGATCCCGGCAAGAAGGTCGTCGACGAAACCGATCAGTGCGTCGAGGCGCTCGTCGCCGAAAGAATCTGCCCCAGACACCACCGCGTCGATCACCTCGGCCGGCACTCCGACGCGCTGCGCCTCGGGGGCATGGTGGTGGATCTCGTACTGGGCGTGCGTAACCGCGCCGACACGCAAGATGACCAACTCTCTGGTCTCCGGAGCCAGCCCGCCGTCTCTGAAGGAGAGCCCCAATGCGAGATAGGGCTTGGCGCTGTTCCTCGTCATCACCAGGCCTCGGGTCAGATTGGCCGGGAACAGATCGAATGCTTCCCGTTGCGTGGGGCTCAAATCGGCCACCGTCGGCAGAACGACGCTCATGAGTTTCCTTCCTGGGGCAGGGCCGGGCGGCGCCAGCGATACCATAAGAAACGATCCGTATCTTGCTTGATTCGATGATAGCACGCGTAAGATACGCAACGTGTCTACTGGAGACTTGAGGGAAAGCGTGGAAGCACCGCAGGTGGAGGCGGGTACGCGGCGGCGCGACGAAGCGCTGATGTCGGCAATCCGCGACGCGACATACGCGGAGCTGAAGGAACACGGCTACTCGGGGGTCACTTTCGAGGGTGTGGCCCGTCGTGCCAAGACCAGCAAGCCGGTGCTGTACCGCCGCTACCGATCTCGTGCGCACATGGTCGCCGACGCGCTGCCGACGCTGCGATACCCACCCGCGCGGCTCGCATCGGCCACTTCCTTGCGTGAAGACGTGCTGGCACTGTTGGGGGCCTTGCTCCGGGAGCTGCAGCGCATCGGGATTGGTAACTACCGCTGCCTATTGGCTGAGGCCGACGACCAGTTGGCCGACGACATGACGACGGCAATCGCCGGATGGGTCGACCACACCGTGCTGCAGGCCTTGTGCGAGGCGCGCGAGCGCGGTGAGATCGGCCCGGAAGACATTCCGCTGCCTGTGGCGACGAGCATCCTTGCGCTCATGCGCCACGAGCTGTTCTTCACCCGCAAGCCGTTTGACGACGACACGCTTGCGGAGCTGTTCGACACCGTCTATCTACCGTTGATCAATCTGACGTCGCGTGGCGGCTAGAAAGCGGAACTCGGCATGGCTGTGAGTGCCGGCGGATCGTGTGTGTCCGAGGGGGGACTTGAACCCCCACGCCCGTTAATAGGGCACTAGCACCTCAAGCTAGCGCGTCTGCCATTCCGCCACTCGGACAAGTGCGGGCACTATGGCCCGTGGTTGCCGTCATAGGCTAGCGGAAACCCTGCACAAGGCCCAAACCGGTTGCCCGCGCCCGGTGTGCAGTCTCCGACGATGGTAGGAAAGGTAGTTGTGACTTCTGTGAAACCGGCGCCCGAGGACGAGGTCGTCGAACTGGTCAGCACGCTGATCCGTTTCGATACCTCAAACACCGGAGAGCTGGAAACCACCAAGGGTGAGGCCGAGTGCGCGCGGTGGATCCAGCAGCAGCTGGAAGAGGTCGGATACACCTGTGAGTATGTCGAGGCGGGTGCGCCCGGACGGGGAAACCTATTCGCACGGCTTCCCGGGGCGAATCCTGATCGTGGCGCCCTGCTCGTCCACGGCCATCTCGACGTGGTTCCCGCCGAAGCCGCGGACTGGAGCGTGCATCCCTTCTCCGGGGCGGTCAACGACGGTTACGTATGGGGTCGCGGCGCCGTCGACATGAAGGACATGGTCGGGATGATGGTGGCCATCGCCCGGTACCTCAAACGGTCTGGGATTGTCCCGCCGCGAGATCTGGTCTGGGCTTTTGTCTCGGACGAGGAGAACGGTGGCAAGTGGGGCTCGCAGTGGCTCGTGGACAACCGTCCCGACCTGTTCGAGGGCGTCACCGAGGCCATCGGCGAGGTGGGTGGTTTCTCGCTGACCGTGCCCCGCAAGGAAGGCGGTGAGCGGCGCCTGTACCTGCTGGAGACGGCAGAGAAGGGCATCGCCTGGATGCGGCTGATCGCCAAGGCCCGGGCAGGCCACGGCTCGATGGTGCATGAGGACAACGCCGTCACGGCCGTCGCCGAAGCCGTCGCCAAGTTGGGGCGGCATCGCTTCCCACTGGTACTGACCGAGGCGGTCACACAGTTCCTCGCAGCGGTGGCAGAGGAGACCGGCTACGACTTCGACCCGGACTCACCGGATCTGGAGGGCACGGTCGCCAAGCTGGGTTCGATCGGCAAGATTGTCGGCGCGACCCTGCGTGATACCGCCAACCCGACCATGCTCAAGGCCGGCTACAAGGCGAATGTCATTCCGGCGACTGCCGAGGCCGTCATCGATTGCCGGGTGCTGCCCGGACGGCTGGAGGCCTTCGAGCGTGAGGTCGACGAGATCATCGGCCCCGACGTCGAACGCGAATGGGTGCAACTGCTCCCGGCCTACGAGACGACGTTCGACGGTGACCTGGTCGACGCGATGAATGCCGCGGTGCTCGAATTCGATCCCGAGGCCCGCACCGTGCCGTACATGCTCTCGGGCGGCACCGATGCAAAGGCATTCGCCCGGTTGGGTATTCGATGCTTCGGTTTCGCGCCGCTGAAGCTGCCGCCCGAACTCGATTTCGCGTCGTTGTTCCACGGTGTCGACGAGCGCGTGCCGGTCGACGCATTGACCTTCGGTACCAAGGTTCTTCAGCATTTCCTGCTCAACCACTGATCACGACCGACTGAAAGGACGCCCAGATGGCCTCTCCGTACGACTCCTTGCCGCAGCTGCCGACCTTCACCCTGACATCTGCCAGCGTCACCGATGGACAGCCACTCGGCATCGAGCAGGTGAGCGGAATCATGGGCGCTGGGGGACAGGACGTCTCGCCCGAGCTGAGCTGGTCCGGATTCCCGGAGGAAACGCAGAGCTTCGCCGTCACGGTGTACGACCCCGATGCCCCCACCGGATCGGGCTTTTGGCACTGGGCGGTGGCGAACCTGCCTGCGACGACCACGCAGCTGCCGGCCGGCGTGGGCAACGGAAGCGACTTGCCGGGGGATGCGATCACCTTGGCCAATGACGCGAGCCTCAAGCGGTACATCGGGGCCGCGCCGCCCGCCGGTCACGGACCGCACCGGTATTACATCGCCGTGCACGCCGTGAGCGTGCCGAAGCTTGAGCTGCCGGAAAGCGCCACCCCGGCATATCTGGGCTTCAACCTGTTTGGGCACGCGATTGCCCGTGCCGTCATCCACGGCACCTACGAGCAGCACTAGCTGCCTCGCGGGGGTCTGTTAGGAGGCGGAGCCGACGGCCTCCTGAAGGCTGGCGAAGCCCTCGTCACGTAGACGTTGGGCGATGCCGTCGTGAATTCGCTTGGCGTAGAAGCCACCCCGGTAAATGAAACCGGTGTAGCCCTGCAGCAGTGAGGCCCCCGCGGTGATGCGCGCCCAGGCGTCATCGGCATCCTCGATACCGCCGACGCTGACGAGCACCAGGCGATCTCCCACCCGTCGGTGCAGCCGCCGCAGCACCTCGAGGGATCGCGCGGCCACCGGCGGGCCCGAGATCCCACCGGCGCCCAGATCTTCGACATTCGGTGTCTGCAATCCAGCACGGCTGATGGTGGTGTTAGTGGCGACGATCCCGGCCAGGCCCAGTTCGGCCGCCAGATCGGCGATCTCGTCGATGTCGGCATCGGAGAGATCGGGGGCGATCTTCACCAGCACCGGGGTGGCGGTCTCCTCCAGCACCGCGGACAGGATTTTACGCAGCTCACCGATGGCTTGAAGGTCGCGTAGCCCAGGGGTGTTGGGGGAGCTCACGTTGACCACCAGGAAGTCGGCGGCGGGCCCCACCAGCCGGGCGCTCACCCGGTAGTCGGACGACGCGACGGCAGCCTCCACGATCTTCGACTTTCCGATGTTGGCGCCGATCGGCACCGTGGCCCTGCGAGTCGCCAGTCGGGGCGCCAAGGCTGCCGCACCGTGGTTGTTGAAGCCCATTCGGTTGAGAATGCCGCGGTCCGCCTTGAGCCGGAACATCCGGGGTTTCGGATTGCCCGGCTGGGCGATTGCGGTCACCGTGCCCACCTCGGCATAGCCGAAGCCGAGCGGGCCCCACACCTTGAGACCCTCGCCGTCCTTGTCGAATCCCGCGGCCAAACCCAAGGGTGCGGGGAAGTGCACCCCGAACACCTCGCTGGCCAGGATGGGATCAGTGGGGGCGCATAGACGATTCATCAGCCGGCGAGTCGGACCGAAGGCCGCCGCGGCGCGCAAAGATGCGAACACCAGAGTGTGCGCGCGTTCCGGCGGCAGGACGAAAAACAGCCGCAACAGGATGGCGTACAGCATCACATCACCGGGGCCGTCAACGGGCCGCCGAGGTTCCCGCGTAGCTTCTTGCGGCGCAACAAGACCCGTCGGCTTCCGTCAGTGTAGAGCCGTACCCGAGTGAGCTCCCAGCCGCCGAACTCGGCCTGAATCGACAACCGCAACGAGGCGGTGATCCTGGTGATCTCCGGTGGCAGTCGCAGTGGGTAGTAGTCGTAGTCGTCATCGGGTTCGCTTTCCCAACCTGCCGGGAAGCTTGATCGCGAGGCGCTGCTCATCCGATGCTCCTGATGTCGATGGCCTGTATCCCATCGCCCGCACCGGATGCCACATACAGGGTGGATCCGTCACTCACCAGTGAATTAGGTTGCCGCACAGTAGCGAATCGGGCCCTTTCCTCAGGTATGCCAGTGGACAGATCGTAGCCAATAACCGTGTTGGATGCTGTCTGCGACACCCAGATGAGCTTGCCCGAATAGGCGAGTCCATACGGCGCGTTGGGCACCGGATAGCGCTGGCGCAAGATGAGGGAATCCGCGAGCCCGAACACCAGCAGGGCGCCGCCGCGGGTATCGGCGACCAGTAGGCGTCCCTTGTCGTCGGCCAGCATCGTGGTGGCACCCTCGCCGGCGCGAAGAGCATGGGCGGTGCCGTCGCCGACGTCCGTCAGGGTGGTTACCGAGCTTTGCGCGCGATCGAGAACCGCAACCCTATCTCCTTGGTAGGCAAGGCAATCAACGTGTGCGAAACCCTGGGCACGGGCGATCACCTGGTTTTGCGCGTCGAGGGTGAAAACACTTCCGCCGCCGCCCAGCACGATTCGCCCGTCGGGCCGCCGGGTTATCGCCGAAAACTCGATCTGCTCCTGGCCCGGGATGTCGACCTTGTCGGTGCGCCCGGTGGCGATGTCGAGCGTGAAGTAGCCACCCTTGGTGGACAGGTAGAGCTTGCCGCGACCGTCACCGACAACCGCGGTCGCCGGGGAGGCGAGCGAGGCGGTGTGACGCGGGGCGTCCAGATTCACGGGGGTGAACAGCGTCACGGTACGGCCGCCATTGGCCAGAATCGACAGCGTGCCGGTCGGGGTGTCGAACAACACGGCACCGGCCTGGCCGGCGAATCGGTGCACTGTGCCGGCGGGCGCGGTCGTCAGAGGCGGTGACTGTGCTGCAGCGGCCGGGGTGATGACGCGCGGATCGGTCGAATTGTCGCTATCGCTGCCTGATGAGCAGCCCGACAGGACGCTTGCGGTCACGGCGATGACTGCTGCTAGCGCGGCGACTGTGCCCCTTATACCGCGCACATCGCGGCCCGGTAAATGATTCATTGGAACCATCATCGCAATTGACCTGGGGTTGCCGGACAGGAGATGACTTTCTCGGCGCGTTCGGTGCTAGCAGTCGGTAGCTGAGGGCTATCGTAAGGACCATGACGCTTGCCGACAGTCCGGTCTTCACCGTCGAGGTCCTCGTGACGGGCGTGCACGCGAATGGATTTGGTGAGGTGGGCGATGGTCGTAGCTTCGCTTTCCGCATCGAGGATTCGTTGCTGCGTGTCGAGATCTATCGAGCCTTCCTTACCGAGTTGGTTCCCGACGACAGCGATGTAGTGGCGGTGGGAACCCGGCCGATCACCGATATCGACGTCACCGACGAGCGCAGCATCGTTGCCGCGGTGCGTGATCTGGTCGCCGGCGCGCAGCCGGTGAGCACCAGCCGGCTCGCCCGGCTGCTGGCCGGCTAGGGCGATCTGCCGGCGCGTCCAGTACGGTCGCTGTCGTGGATTCGGCAGTAGCGGCAATGTCCTGGTTGCAAGTGATCGTGCTGGCGGTGGTCCAAGGGCTGACCGAGTTCCTGCCCATCTCGTCATCGGGTCATCTGGCGATCGTGTCGAGAGTGTTCTTCGACGAGGACGCGGGAGCCTCTTTCACCGCCGTGACTCAACTGGGTACCGAGGCGGCGGTGTTGCTCTACTTCGCCAAAGACATCTGGCGCATTCTTCGTGCCTGGTTTGACGGACTGTTCGTCAAGGCGCACAGAAACTTTGACTATTGGATGGGCTGGTACGTCATTGTCGGCACCATGCCCATCGGGATACTGGGCCTGGCGTTCAAGGATCAAATCCGTTCCGGTGCAAGGAATTTATGGCTCATCTCGGCGTCGCTCATCATTTTCGCGCTGGTCATCGCCGCAGCCGAGTACTACGGGCGTCAGGTGCGTCATACCGAGCAGCTCACCATGAAGGATGCCGTGATTGTCGGCAGCGCACAGGCTTTGGCGCTCATCCCGGGCGTATCCCGTTCTGGCGCCACCATCAGCGCCGGGCTGTTCCTGGGCTTGGACCGGCCGGCCTCCGCCCGGTTCGGATTCTTGCTGGCGATACCTGCGGTGCTGGCCTCGGGACTGTTCTCCCTGCCCGACGCCTTCCATCCGGTGACCGAGGGCATGAGCGCGACGGGCCCGCAGCTGCTGGTGGCCACACTCATCGCGTTCGTCATCGGATACGCCGCCGTTGCCTGGTTACTGCGGTTCATCAGTAACCACAGCATGTACTGGTTCGTCGGATACCGCGTGGTGCTGGGTCTGACGGTAATGGGCCTGCTGGCCGCCGGTGTGGTGAGCGCATCGTGACGGTCATCCTGTTGCGCCACGGGCGTTCCACCTCGAATGTTGCCCACACGCTGGCCGGTCGCAGCCCCGGTGTCCAACTCGACGAGAAGGGTCAGCTCCAGGCCCGCGGTGTCGTTGACCGGCTGGGCGCGGTGACGGTCCAGGCGATCGTCACGTCCCCGCTGCTGCGGTGCGAGCAGACCGTGGCGCCGTTGGCGGCGGAACTGAACCTGACGCCGGTCGTCGAGGAGCGGCTGGCCGAGGTGGATTACGGGCAGTGGACCGGCCGCGAGATCGCGGAGCTGCTCAGCGAGCCGCTGTGGAAAGTCGTCCAGCAGCAGCCCAGCGCCGCGCGGTTTCCCGGCGGTGAGGGGCTCGCCGAAGTGCAGGCGCGTGCGGTGGCCGCGGTGCGCGAGCACGATCGACGGCTGTCCGAGGAGCATGGTGGCGACTGCGTGTGGGTGGCCTGCACTCACGGAGATGTCATCAAGTCGGTGTTGGCCGATGCCCTCGGCACGCACCTGGACGCGTTTCAGCGCATCGTGGCCGACCCGGCGTCGATGAGCGTGGTGCGCTACACCGAGCTGCGGCCCTTCGTCATGCACATGAACCACACCGGCCACGACCTGTCGAGCGCATTGCATGCGCGGCCGCCCGAGAAGCCCGCCGGAGACGCCTCGGACGCGCCAGTGGGCGGCACCACCGATTAGAACCCTTCGCACGAGGGGTTCATTGACCGGTAGTTTTGGAGACACCATGCCGCGATCGATTCACGTATTCCGCAGCCCGGACCGTTTCGTCGCCGGAACGGTCGGAGAGCCGGGGAACCGCACGTTCTATCTTCAGGCCGTCCACGAGACCCGAATCGTGAGCGTGATGTTGGAGAAGCAGCAGGTATCGGTGCTGGCCGAACGCATCGGAACTCTGTTGTCGGAGGTCCATCGCCGTTTCGGGACTCCGATTCCGCCCGAGCCGGACGTGGTCGAGGACCTCAACCCGCTGGTGATGCCCGTGGACGCTGAGTTCAGGGTCGGCACCATGGGCCTCGGCTGGGATGCCGAGGCCAATTCGGTGGTTGTCGAATTGCTCGCGGTGAGCGAGCAGGAATTCGACGCGTCGGTGGTGCTCGATGACTCCGAGGACGGCCCGGACGCTGTGCGGGTGTTCCTTTCCCTGGAAGCGGCACGACAATTCGCGACGCGCTCCACCAGGGTTGTCTCCGCGGGGCGTCCTCCGTGCCCGCTGTGCGAGGAGCCACTCGATCCGGCCGGACACATCTGCGTCCGCACCAACGGCTACCGTCGCGGGACGGTGCCCGGGGCGCCAGATGACGCCGAGTCCTGACGACTCGGGCCCTGGCGGCAACCCCGAGGATCATGCCGCGATCCGTGACGGCGAGCTCACCGTCATCGGCCGCATCAGATCGGCCAGCAACGCCACATTTCTCTGTGAGGTCCAGAGCGAGGCGGGGGACAGCGTGCACTGCGTCTACAAACCGGTGCGGGGCGAGCAGCCGCTCTGGGATTTCCCGGACGGCACCCTGGCCGGTCGTGAGGTGGCTACGTACCTGATCTCGGCCTATTTGGGCTGGAATGTGGTGCCGTATACGGTCTTTCGTGACGGCCCTGCGGGCGTTGGCATGGTGCAGCGGTGGATCCACGAGCCCGAGCTCGCCGAGGGCGAGCTGGATTTGGTCGACATCTGCCTTCCGGATGCCGTGGCGCCGGGTTATCTGCCCATCCTGCGTGCCCTGGATGCCGACGGTGCCGAGATCGTGTTGGTCCACGCCGATGACGCCCTGTTGCGCCGTATGGCTGTTTTCGACACCCTGGCCAACAACGCCGACCGCAAGGGTGGTCACATCCTGCGGGGCGCCGACGGCGGTGTCTACGGTGTCGACCACGGAATCTGCCTGCACGCCGAGGACAAGCTGCGAACCGTTCTGTGGGGCTGGTCGGGCAAGCCCGTCGAGCCCGAGTTGCTCACCGATGTCGTTCGCCTCCATCACGGACTGCGGGGGGACCTTGGGGCTGCCCTATCGGCCCACATCACTACGGCTGAAGTGGCAGCTTTGGGCCAACGCGCTGCGATGATGCTGGATGAGCCGGTGATGCCGATGCCCGATCGCCACAGGCCCATACCGTGGCCCGCCTTTTGATTGCCGATCGTCTAGCCTGGTCGGCAAAGCATGGTGTTCCGAGACGGAACGGGGTCAGGGGGGTGCAGACGTGACAGGACCGGGCGATCCGTACCAGTACGGCGGTACCGGGCAGTGGGGTGCACCCGAAGGGCAATGGCAGGGAGCGCCGCCGACTCAGAACCAGTACGGGTACGCGCAGGATCAGTATGGGTATGCGCCCGCGGAGTACCCGGACGACTCGATCGGCCGGCTGTATGACGGAGTTCCGCAGGGGTACGCCGTCCCGCCCATGTATCCGGGCCTGCCGGGGCAGGCTCCTCAAGCTCCGCGCAAGCAGTCCAAGCCGTGGATCCTGATCGCGTCGATAGCGGGCGCGGTCGTCGTGGTGTTGGCCTTGGTGTTGGTGCTGATACTCAACCGGGAAAGCGCCCCCCGACAGTCCGCCCCGTCGCCGACCAGCACGGTGTCCTACGCGAACCCGGAGTCGCCGAATGTCGGTGGCTCGCCGACCTATCAGACGCCGACGGTGCAGCCACCCAGTCCGCCGATGGCGCCGCCGCAGGTGCCCGTCCCACCCCCGGCGCCGACGGGCCCGCCCAAGGCCCCGGGCCAGGTGGCCGCTGTGGGTGACTGCATCGCGCTCGCGGCTCCTTCGGACTACAAGACGGTTACCTGTGCCGACCCCAAGGCGGCGTGGCGGGTGATCGAGGTGGTTCCCGGTGGTAAGTGCAGGGCGACCTACACGGGATTCACCGCCGGCGATTTCTCGTATTGCATTGCCCCGCAACTGCGCATCGGCTCCTGCTATCAGACAGCCGTTGTGATGGGAAGCACCGTGTTCGTGGCCGCGGATTCCTGCCAGGCGCCGAAGGCGTTCGTCGTGCTGTTCGTGATTCCGGGGACCAAGGAAGCGGCGCAATGCAAGGGCAAGCCCGGCGTCGTGCATTCCTTCGCCTTCCCGGATCCACCGATGGCGATCTGTACGGGCGAATTCGCGCCGTGATCTTGAAAACTGGGGTGGTTCGACTTACGGAAAAACCCCTCCGACCAGTGCCTAGCGCGCAATAGGATCGTCTCCTCGTCAGAGGGGACATCATGATCACAAACTTTCGTGGGCTTTCGGCTACCGGTTTACTCGTTGCGTTACTGGGTGTTGTGGGGGTCGGGCTGGCGGTGCCGGCTCACGCCGACGGCGAGGTCGAGTTCCTGCAGATGTTGAACGACACCACGCCGGGTACCGCGATATTCGGTGGTGCGTCGGCCCGCTACCTTGCCAGCGGTTATCGGGCCTGTGACGCGTTGCGCGGCGGGGCGTCCAAGGAGGACGCGATTGCGGCCGCAACGGTTTTTCCGGGGATTCAGGCCCGTTGGGAAGTTGCCTCGATCGTGGATATCGCTCCGAAGACACTGTGTCCTGACGTCAAGCACTGACGCCTAACGCGGTGGCCCGTTTTCGATGCGGGCGCGTAGCGCGGCCAGCGGATCGTCGTGCTGACCACCCCAGTCCGAATCCAGGTACCAGGTGTACCCACCGTCATGCAGGGTCGCTATCTTCTCGCGGGTGGCGGCGAGCTCCTTCCAATCGGTGGTCGCCTCGTACACCATGTCGTAGCTGCCCTCGTTGCCCAATTCGCTTCGTAGCGAACGGGCTTCGCGTGCGGCGCCGAGCCAGCGTTCCAACGGCGGGTCGGCGTCGAACCGTCCGTCCGCGGTGGTGATGTTCGGCAGCAGCCCGTCGCAGCGGACGGCGCGGGACATGGATTTGCGTGATCCGGCCAGGCCCACACACCAGGTCGTGATGCGCGGCCGCTGCGCCGGGGGGTCGGGTGCCAGGTGTGTCGTCGGCATCACCCGGTAGTGCTTGCCCTCGTAGCCGAAGGGTTGGCCGGCCCACAGCCCGAACAGGACGTCGAGTCCCTCGTCGAGTAGCTCGGCGCGGGTCTTGCGGCCCTGGTCGCGCTCGAACGCCAGCCAATTATCGTGCAATGCACCCATTCCGACCGACAGG
The nucleotide sequence above comes from Mycobacteroides saopaulense. Encoded proteins:
- a CDS encoding carboxymuconolactone decarboxylase family protein produces the protein MSVVLPTVADLSPTQREAFDLFPANLTRGLVMTRNSAKPYLALGLSFRDGGLAPETRELVILRVGAVTHAQYEIHHHAPEAQRVGVPAEVIDAVVSGADSFGDERLDALIGFVDDLLAGITNAPAGTAAVQKFYSDNEIAEIVLLTGHYVMTALFLKTLGITAEGEGETKDILTTATNTLRSEEGQN
- a CDS encoding TetR/AcrR family transcriptional regulator — encoded protein: MSAIRDATYAELKEHGYSGVTFEGVARRAKTSKPVLYRRYRSRAHMVADALPTLRYPPARLASATSLREDVLALLGALLRELQRIGIGNYRCLLAEADDQLADDMTTAIAGWVDHTVLQALCEARERGEIGPEDIPLPVATSILALMRHELFFTRKPFDDDTLAELFDTVYLPLINLTSRGG
- a CDS encoding M20/M25/M40 family metallo-hydrolase gives rise to the protein MKPAPEDEVVELVSTLIRFDTSNTGELETTKGEAECARWIQQQLEEVGYTCEYVEAGAPGRGNLFARLPGANPDRGALLVHGHLDVVPAEAADWSVHPFSGAVNDGYVWGRGAVDMKDMVGMMVAIARYLKRSGIVPPRDLVWAFVSDEENGGKWGSQWLVDNRPDLFEGVTEAIGEVGGFSLTVPRKEGGERRLYLLETAEKGIAWMRLIAKARAGHGSMVHEDNAVTAVAEAVAKLGRHRFPLVLTEAVTQFLAAVAEETGYDFDPDSPDLEGTVAKLGSIGKIVGATLRDTANPTMLKAGYKANVIPATAEAVIDCRVLPGRLEAFEREVDEIIGPDVEREWVQLLPAYETTFDGDLVDAMNAAVLEFDPEARTVPYMLSGGTDAKAFARLGIRCFGFAPLKLPPELDFASLFHGVDERVPVDALTFGTKVLQHFLLNH
- a CDS encoding YbhB/YbcL family Raf kinase inhibitor-like protein encodes the protein MASPYDSLPQLPTFTLTSASVTDGQPLGIEQVSGIMGAGGQDVSPELSWSGFPEETQSFAVTVYDPDAPTGSGFWHWAVANLPATTTQLPAGVGNGSDLPGDAITLANDASLKRYIGAAPPAGHGPHRYYIAVHAVSVPKLELPESATPAYLGFNLFGHAIARAVIHGTYEQH
- a CDS encoding quinone-dependent dihydroorotate dehydrogenase, producing MLYAILLRLFFVLPPERAHTLVFASLRAAAAFGPTRRLMNRLCAPTDPILASEVFGVHFPAPLGLAAGFDKDGEGLKVWGPLGFGYAEVGTVTAIAQPGNPKPRMFRLKADRGILNRMGFNNHGAAALAPRLATRRATVPIGANIGKSKIVEAAVASSDYRVSARLVGPAADFLVVNVSSPNTPGLRDLQAIGELRKILSAVLEETATPVLVKIAPDLSDADIDEIADLAAELGLAGIVATNTTISRAGLQTPNVEDLGAGGISGPPVAARSLEVLRRLHRRVGDRLVLVSVGGIEDADDAWARITAGASLLQGYTGFIYRGGFYAKRIHDGIAQRLRDEGFASLQEAVGSAS
- a CDS encoding DUF5703 family protein translates to MSSASRSSFPAGWESEPDDDYDYYPLRLPPEITRITASLRLSIQAEFGGWELTRVRLYTDGSRRVLLRRKKLRGNLGGPLTAPVM
- a CDS encoding YncE family protein, producing MMVPMNHLPGRDVRGIRGTVAALAAVIAVTASVLSGCSSGSDSDNSTDPRVITPAAAAQSPPLTTAPAGTVHRFAGQAGAVLFDTPTGTLSILANGGRTVTLFTPVNLDAPRHTASLASPATAVVGDGRGKLYLSTKGGYFTLDIATGRTDKVDIPGQEQIEFSAITRRPDGRIVLGGGGSVFTLDAQNQVIARAQGFAHVDCLAYQGDRVAVLDRAQSSVTTLTDVGDGTAHALRAGEGATTMLADDKGRLLVADTRGGALLVFGLADSLILRQRYPVPNAPYGLAYSGKLIWVSQTASNTVIGYDLSTGIPEERARFATVRQPNSLVSDGSTLYVASGAGDGIQAIDIRSIG
- a CDS encoding undecaprenyl-diphosphate phosphatase; this translates as MSWLQVIVLAVVQGLTEFLPISSSGHLAIVSRVFFDEDAGASFTAVTQLGTEAAVLLYFAKDIWRILRAWFDGLFVKAHRNFDYWMGWYVIVGTMPIGILGLAFKDQIRSGARNLWLISASLIIFALVIAAAEYYGRQVRHTEQLTMKDAVIVGSAQALALIPGVSRSGATISAGLFLGLDRPASARFGFLLAIPAVLASGLFSLPDAFHPVTEGMSATGPQLLVATLIAFVIGYAAVAWLLRFISNHSMYWFVGYRVVLGLTVMGLLAAGVVSAS
- a CDS encoding histidine phosphatase family protein, whose protein sequence is MTVILLRHGRSTSNVAHTLAGRSPGVQLDEKGQLQARGVVDRLGAVTVQAIVTSPLLRCEQTVAPLAAELNLTPVVEERLAEVDYGQWTGREIAELLSEPLWKVVQQQPSAARFPGGEGLAEVQARAVAAVREHDRRLSEEHGGDCVWVACTHGDVIKSVLADALGTHLDAFQRIVADPASMSVVRYTELRPFVMHMNHTGHDLSSALHARPPEKPAGDASDAPVGGTTD
- a CDS encoding DUF3090 domain-containing protein, with the protein product MPRSIHVFRSPDRFVAGTVGEPGNRTFYLQAVHETRIVSVMLEKQQVSVLAERIGTLLSEVHRRFGTPIPPEPDVVEDLNPLVMPVDAEFRVGTMGLGWDAEANSVVVELLAVSEQEFDASVVLDDSEDGPDAVRVFLSLEAARQFATRSTRVVSAGRPPCPLCEEPLDPAGHICVRTNGYRRGTVPGAPDDAES
- a CDS encoding SCO1664 family protein — translated: MTPSPDDSGPGGNPEDHAAIRDGELTVIGRIRSASNATFLCEVQSEAGDSVHCVYKPVRGEQPLWDFPDGTLAGREVATYLISAYLGWNVVPYTVFRDGPAGVGMVQRWIHEPELAEGELDLVDICLPDAVAPGYLPILRALDADGAEIVLVHADDALLRRMAVFDTLANNADRKGGHILRGADGGVYGVDHGICLHAEDKLRTVLWGWSGKPVEPELLTDVVRLHHGLRGDLGAALSAHITTAEVAALGQRAAMMLDEPVMPMPDRHRPIPWPAF
- a CDS encoding LppU/SCO3897 family protein; this translates as MTGPGDPYQYGGTGQWGAPEGQWQGAPPTQNQYGYAQDQYGYAPAEYPDDSIGRLYDGVPQGYAVPPMYPGLPGQAPQAPRKQSKPWILIASIAGAVVVVLALVLVLILNRESAPRQSAPSPTSTVSYANPESPNVGGSPTYQTPTVQPPSPPMAPPQVPVPPPAPTGPPKAPGQVAAVGDCIALAAPSDYKTVTCADPKAAWRVIEVVPGGKCRATYTGFTAGDFSYCIAPQLRIGSCYQTAVVMGSTVFVAADSCQAPKAFVVLFVIPGTKEAAQCKGKPGVVHSFAFPDPPMAICTGEFAP
- a CDS encoding DUF732 domain-containing protein, with the translated sequence MITNFRGLSATGLLVALLGVVGVGLAVPAHADGEVEFLQMLNDTTPGTAIFGGASARYLASGYRACDALRGGASKEDAIAAATVFPGIQARWEVASIVDIAPKTLCPDVKH